Proteins found in one Helicobacter sp. NHP19-003 genomic segment:
- a CDS encoding efflux RND transporter permease subunit produces the protein MYKFAIQRPITTLMFACMIVFFGTMALKKISVALFPNIDFPIIVVKTSYPGASADIVESKVTDKIEEAVMSVDGIKKVTSNSARNISIVTIEFVLEKPIMTALNDIINKVSSVSFNDPNIRRPSIDKVDTSGQAILSIFLTSKTKTPAELNDHAKNIIKPMLQKVEGVGNVQLQGFEEKQVRIYADPSLMNKYGLTYNDLYNTLKTQNLEMDGGKIISPKKNYTILVDGNSYTLQELGDIQIGSHVRLRDIATIEKGIDPDITYASYGHDQGVVLEVQKIAGANEIKIVDAIYKELDAMRAVSPGYELRPFLDTTDYTRHSIKDVKFDLILGGILAVSVVFVFLRSLSITFVSAMSIPISIMGTFALIQWIGFSLNMMTMVALTLSIGIIIDDAIVVIENIHKKLEAGMDKRTASYEGVHEIAFAIIAISAMLLSVFIPVANMSGVVGRWFQSFGITVALAITISYFVVVTVVPMLSSLIVSSEQSALYKRTEPFFTKMEKAYARLLGWLLNHKLLVSLVVVGIFAASLHVAGKLGMEFLLKEDRGKFYVYVKAQTDISLKAMLAKMKALQAVIEKDPDVEFDSMQVGYGNIQSTFKGKFYVKLKKNHKKNQFVIMEEMRHKLRAIPEAKDLQSINLAEVPLIGGGDNSAFQVFVYAPTQKLVDESVAKLQHFLLESPEMKGKVAGYHTNTSDYQTQYQLRVLRATTTKYGVTAQDIASVVSNAFSGENRVSYFKENGKEYDIIIRVPADKKTNIDDIKRLQIKNKDGKLMFLDGLIEVIERKVASNITRYNRQRSVTVLARPARGANLGELLSQVEKHKDQWLVKGAAFRFTGESDRLKESNDAFGVAIATAFILIYMILAALYESLLEPLIIMVTMPLSFSGAFFALGMVHQSMSLFSLMGLILLIGMVGKNATLIIDIANDRRKEGHSIEEAIVLAGESRLRPILMTTIAMVFGMLPLAIAVGQGSAMKSPIGIAMSGGLLVSMMLSLLVVPIFYRLLAPLDDKLKKFYRGDK, from the coding sequence GTGTATAAGTTTGCAATCCAAAGACCCATCACGACTTTAATGTTTGCGTGCATGATTGTCTTTTTTGGGACAATGGCTTTAAAGAAAATCAGCGTGGCACTCTTTCCTAACATTGACTTCCCCATCATTGTGGTGAAAACCAGCTACCCGGGGGCGAGTGCGGACATTGTAGAGAGTAAAGTAACCGACAAGATCGAAGAAGCCGTGATGAGCGTGGATGGGATCAAAAAAGTAACCTCTAACAGTGCGCGTAATATTAGCATCGTAACCATCGAGTTTGTGCTTGAAAAGCCCATCATGACCGCTTTAAACGACATCATCAATAAAGTGTCTTCGGTGAGCTTTAACGACCCCAACATCCGCCGCCCCTCCATCGATAAAGTGGACACCAGCGGGCAGGCGATTCTCTCTATTTTCTTAACCAGCAAGACCAAGACCCCAGCTGAGCTCAACGACCACGCCAAAAATATTATTAAGCCCATGCTACAAAAGGTCGAGGGCGTGGGCAATGTCCAATTGCAGGGCTTTGAAGAAAAGCAAGTGCGTATTTACGCCGACCCAAGTCTGATGAATAAATACGGCCTGACCTACAACGATCTTTACAACACCCTAAAGACGCAAAACCTTGAAATGGACGGGGGCAAGATCATCAGTCCCAAGAAAAACTACACCATTTTAGTGGACGGCAACAGCTACACGCTCCAAGAGCTGGGCGACATCCAAATCGGTAGCCATGTCCGCCTAAGAGACATCGCCACCATTGAAAAGGGCATTGATCCGGACATCACCTATGCCAGCTATGGGCATGATCAAGGTGTTGTGCTAGAAGTGCAAAAAATCGCAGGGGCTAATGAGATCAAAATCGTGGATGCAATCTATAAGGAATTAGATGCCATGCGCGCGGTGAGCCCTGGTTATGAGTTGCGCCCCTTCTTAGACACCACAGACTACACCCGCCACTCGATTAAAGATGTCAAGTTTGACTTGATCTTGGGAGGGATTTTGGCGGTTTCTGTGGTCTTTGTGTTTTTGCGTAGTCTGTCCATCACCTTTGTTTCGGCAATGAGTATCCCTATCTCCATCATGGGGACTTTTGCGCTCATCCAGTGGATCGGCTTTTCTTTAAACATGATGACGATGGTCGCGCTCACCCTCTCCATTGGGATCATCATTGACGATGCGATCGTGGTGATCGAGAACATCCACAAAAAGCTAGAAGCCGGGATGGACAAAAGAACCGCCAGCTATGAGGGTGTGCATGAAATTGCCTTTGCCATCATCGCCATCTCTGCCATGCTCTTGTCTGTGTTCATCCCTGTGGCCAACATGAGCGGGGTGGTGGGGCGGTGGTTTCAAAGCTTTGGGATCACCGTTGCCCTAGCCATCACGATCTCCTATTTTGTGGTCGTTACGGTGGTTCCTATGCTCAGTTCGCTCATTGTGTCCTCTGAGCAATCCGCCCTTTATAAGCGCACAGAACCCTTTTTCACTAAAATGGAGAAAGCCTATGCCCGTTTGCTTGGTTGGCTTTTAAACCATAAACTCCTTGTAAGCTTGGTGGTGGTGGGCATTTTTGCCGCCTCTTTGCATGTTGCCGGCAAGTTGGGCATGGAGTTTTTGCTCAAAGAAGATCGGGGCAAGTTTTATGTCTATGTCAAGGCACAGACAGACATCAGCCTAAAAGCCATGCTGGCCAAAATGAAGGCCTTGCAGGCAGTGATTGAAAAAGACCCAGATGTGGAGTTTGACTCCATGCAAGTGGGTTATGGCAATATCCAAAGCACTTTTAAGGGCAAATTCTATGTCAAACTAAAGAAGAATCACAAAAAGAATCAATTTGTGATTATGGAGGAGATGCGCCACAAACTAAGAGCCATCCCCGAGGCTAAGGACTTGCAATCCATCAACTTAGCCGAAGTACCCCTCATTGGCGGGGGGGACAACTCGGCGTTTCAGGTGTTTGTCTATGCCCCCACACAAAAGCTCGTGGATGAGAGCGTGGCAAAGTTGCAACACTTCTTGCTAGAAAGCCCTGAGATGAAAGGCAAAGTGGCGGGTTATCACACCAACACCTCCGACTACCAAACCCAATACCAACTGCGCGTTTTAAGGGCAACCACGACCAAGTATGGCGTAACCGCACAAGACATTGCGAGTGTGGTGAGCAATGCCTTTTCGGGGGAGAATCGGGTGAGCTATTTTAAGGAAAATGGCAAGGAATACGACATCATCATTAGAGTCCCGGCAGATAAAAAAACAAACATAGATGATATCAAACGACTGCAGATTAAAAATAAAGACGGCAAGTTGATGTTTTTAGACGGGCTGATTGAAGTGATTGAACGCAAAGTGGCTTCCAACATCACCCGCTACAACCGTCAAAGGAGTGTAACGGTCTTGGCACGCCCGGCTAGGGGTGCAAATTTGGGCGAGCTGTTGAGCCAAGTGGAAAAACACAAAGATCAATGGTTGGTTAAGGGGGCGGCTTTCCGCTTCACGGGCGAGTCAGACCGCCTTAAGGAGAGCAACGATGCCTTTGGCGTGGCGATCGCGACCGCCTTTATCCTCATCTATATGATTTTAGCCGCCCTTTACGAATCGCTCTTAGAGCCTTTGATCATCATGGTTACGATGCCCTTAAGCTTCTCGGGGGCATTCTTTGCTTTGGGGATGGTGCACCAATCCATGAGCTTGTTCTCTTTAATGGGGCTGATTTTGCTCATTGGCATGGTGGGCAAAAACGCCACCCTCATCATCGACATTGCCAACGACCGCCGTAAAGAAGGGCACAGCATTGAAGAAGCGATCGTGTTGGCGGGCGAATCGCGCCTAAGGCCTATTTTGATGACCACCATCGCAATGGTCTTTGGGATGTTGCCCTTAGCCATCGCCGTGGGGCAGGGTTCAGCGATGAAATCGCCCATCGGTATTGCTATGAGTGGGGGGCTTTTGGTGTCTATGATGCTTAGCTTGCTGGTGGTACCTATCTTTTATCGCCTACTAGCCCCTCTAGATGACAAGCTCAAAAAATTCTATCGGGGCGATAAGTGA
- a CDS encoding efflux RND transporter periplasmic adaptor subunit, with amino-acid sequence MMKYFLCALLFVAGLGAKEVYAIFNVRALQDANLTLDSAGIVDAIYVDVGSKVKKGEVLLTLYNKDKKSQVDSIIQQYDFMRKQYERYSKIGRAIDRNTLDKYYSDYRKLEYDRNYSQAVVDKTILRAPFDGIIASKNIELGDGMNANNTVLFRLVSKGVKMVIEFDSKYLPVVKVGDTFIYSIDGKSKKQEVKITKIYPTIDESTRKVSAEALLPANSPLVPGVFGDGFIQ; translated from the coding sequence ATGATGAAATATTTTTTATGCGCCCTGCTCTTTGTGGCGGGGCTAGGAGCCAAAGAAGTTTACGCCATTTTTAATGTCAGGGCTTTGCAAGACGCAAATTTAACTTTAGACTCCGCCGGGATTGTGGACGCGATCTATGTGGATGTGGGCAGTAAGGTGAAAAAAGGGGAAGTCCTTTTGACCCTTTACAATAAGGATAAAAAGTCGCAGGTGGACTCCATCATCCAACAATACGACTTCATGCGCAAGCAGTACGAGCGCTACAGCAAAATCGGACGGGCGATCGATAGAAACACCCTAGACAAATACTACTCGGACTACAGAAAGCTCGAATATGACCGCAATTACTCGCAGGCGGTGGTGGATAAAACCATTTTGCGCGCCCCCTTTGATGGCATCATCGCCAGCAAGAACATTGAGCTGGGCGATGGGATGAATGCCAACAACACAGTGTTGTTTCGACTCGTGAGCAAGGGGGTGAAAATGGTGATCGAGTTCGACTCCAAATACTTGCCTGTCGTCAAAGTGGGGGACACCTTCATTTACAGCATCGATGGTAAATCCAAAAAACAAGAAGTGAAAATCACCAAAATTTACCCCACCATTGATGAGAGTACCCGCAAAGTGAGCGCGGAGGCTCTTTTGCCCGCAAACAGCCCTTTAGTCCCCGGTGTCTTTGGGGACGGTTTTATCCAGTAG
- a CDS encoding TolC family protein, which yields MFLSKRKQLFLGSLSIFFSFSLQALELTEYTPAATDDDFSLSLKRLERLEDKGETTQGHALGLADLIRNADNNYSLQAARLQVAQALKNHSIAKAKFLPSMTSTYTFNRRDRDTPFYPNYNMQMLNTNLTLNLFNGFSDINNVRQMAASYRSSSANMEYTKQSIYLQVVQQYYQYFNNMAQLVALQKKLAELRSNIKRIRDLYNEGLTTIDDLESAKAQGALSENDITDMQFSIEQNRLTLEYLTNSKIPSLRRTTISPPTLSLKERADIRALREQITAIHYQNKELNYYPTVDINDDWQYYIQKPAYAMGKDNRFGNLYPDQQNTVGVVVTLNILNDIGINLQKQYLRLNQLSQEKSLMYKRMEQAKDEQLYRKSLDMALAKIRSSEASLKSATISYESIKKKYAANLVDFTTYLRALRTRFDAEVVYNQSLNNYEMQKANYIFYSGHHIQDYVR from the coding sequence ATGTTTTTATCAAAAAGGAAACAACTTTTTTTAGGTAGTTTATCGATTTTTTTTAGTTTTAGTTTGCAAGCTTTAGAGCTCACGGAATACACCCCAGCCGCTACAGATGATGATTTTAGTTTGAGTTTAAAACGGCTCGAACGGCTAGAAGACAAGGGGGAGACCACACAAGGACACGCCCTCGGACTAGCAGATTTAATTAGAAACGCCGACAATAACTATTCCTTACAGGCCGCCCGTTTGCAAGTGGCGCAAGCCCTTAAAAACCACAGCATCGCTAAGGCAAAGTTCTTGCCCTCCATGACAAGCACTTACACCTTTAACCGCCGAGATAGGGACACGCCTTTTTACCCTAACTACAACATGCAAATGCTCAACACGAATTTAACACTCAATCTCTTCAACGGCTTTAGCGACATCAACAATGTACGGCAAATGGCGGCCAGCTACCGCTCTAGCAGTGCCAATATGGAGTACACCAAGCAGAGCATTTATTTGCAAGTGGTGCAACAATATTATCAGTACTTCAACAACATGGCGCAGTTGGTCGCCTTGCAAAAGAAGCTGGCCGAATTGCGCTCCAACATCAAGCGCATCCGCGACCTCTACAACGAAGGCTTAACCACCATTGACGATCTGGAGAGCGCAAAAGCGCAGGGGGCTTTGAGCGAAAACGACATCACGGACATGCAATTTTCCATCGAGCAAAACCGCTTGACTTTAGAGTATTTAACCAATTCTAAAATCCCCTCTTTGCGCCGTACAACCATTTCGCCCCCCACCCTGTCTTTAAAAGAGCGCGCGGATATTCGGGCGTTAAGAGAGCAAATCACAGCCATCCATTACCAAAATAAAGAGCTCAACTACTACCCCACGGTGGACATCAACGATGATTGGCAATACTACATCCAAAAACCGGCCTATGCGATGGGTAAGGATAACCGCTTTGGCAACCTCTATCCCGACCAACAAAACACTGTGGGTGTCGTAGTGACCTTAAACATCTTAAACGACATAGGCATTAATTTACAAAAGCAGTACTTGCGTTTAAACCAACTCTCTCAAGAGAAAAGCTTGATGTACAAAAGGATGGAGCAGGCAAAAGACGAGCAACTTTACCGCAAGTCTTTAGACATGGCATTGGCAAAAATTAGAAGTTCGGAGGCGAGCCTCAAATCGGCGACCATCTCTTATGAGAGCATTAAGAAAAAGTACGCCGCTAACTTGGTGGATTTCACCACCTACCTAAGGGCACTGCGTACCCGCTTTGATGCCGAAGTGGTCTATAACCAATCGCTCAACAATTACGAAATGCAAAAAGCCAATTACATTTTTTACAGCGGACACCATATCCAAGACTATGTACGCTAA
- a CDS encoding HU family DNA-binding protein has protein sequence MKKAEFVELMKEEGGFESRKDAEFALDGFVKAVQKALGRHESVELVGFGKFEVALQKGKSGKVPGSDKTYATEDKMVPKFKPGKVLKDMVVKEKGKIGKAAKSSKKK, from the coding sequence ATGAAAAAAGCGGAGTTTGTCGAATTGATGAAGGAAGAGGGGGGCTTTGAGAGCCGTAAAGATGCGGAATTTGCCCTAGATGGCTTTGTGAAGGCCGTGCAAAAAGCCTTGGGTAGACACGAAAGTGTGGAGCTTGTGGGCTTTGGCAAATTTGAAGTGGCGTTGCAGAAGGGCAAGAGTGGCAAAGTCCCCGGCAGCGATAAAACCTACGCAACAGAGGATAAAATGGTGCCTAAGTTTAAACCCGGCAAGGTTTTAAAAGACATGGTGGTGAAAGAAAAAGGCAAGATCGGCAAAGCCGCTAAATCTAGCAAGAAAAAGTAG
- the gap gene encoding type I glyceraldehyde-3-phosphate dehydrogenase produces the protein MLRVAVNGAGRIGLCACRVVGARKDLELVAINATYGIETLAHLLRHDSLHKHDLPIEILDSAHLRIGHSQKVRVLGERDPHKLDLSPAQVVLECTGKFNEANLAKAHLKGSVQKVVISAPAKNTPTFVYGVNHTHYKSEAVISNASCTTNALAPLLKVLDSNFGVQHALMTTIHSYTNDQNLLDSKHKDLRRARAAALNVIPTSTGVNKAIALVLPHLAGKVSGLALRVPTPDVSLVDLSFDTKKPLSLEVLHASFQQASQKELKGILGIDTEKRVSSDFIGSPFSAIYIEDQTLVLDQHHAKILAWYDNEMGYSHRLVDMAVYICQKD, from the coding sequence ATGTTGCGTGTTGCTGTCAATGGAGCTGGGCGGATTGGGCTGTGTGCGTGCCGTGTTGTGGGGGCAAGAAAAGATTTAGAGTTAGTGGCGATCAACGCCACTTATGGGATAGAGACTCTAGCGCACCTCTTACGCCACGACTCTTTGCATAAGCACGATCTACCCATCGAGATTTTAGACAGCGCGCATTTGCGCATCGGACATAGCCAAAAAGTGAGGGTGCTTGGCGAGCGTGATCCGCACAAATTGGATTTGAGTCCCGCCCAGGTGGTCTTAGAGTGCACGGGCAAGTTCAACGAGGCGAATTTGGCCAAAGCGCACCTTAAGGGGAGTGTGCAAAAAGTGGTGATCTCTGCGCCTGCCAAAAACACGCCGACTTTTGTCTACGGGGTCAACCACACCCACTACAAGAGCGAGGCGGTGATCTCTAACGCTTCTTGCACCACCAACGCCCTAGCCCCCCTTTTAAAGGTGCTGGATTCTAACTTTGGTGTGCAGCACGCCTTGATGACAACGATTCACAGCTACACCAACGACCAAAACCTTCTAGACTCCAAACACAAAGACTTGCGCCGCGCTAGAGCTGCCGCGCTCAATGTGATCCCCACAAGCACAGGGGTGAATAAAGCGATCGCTCTAGTGTTGCCCCATCTGGCGGGTAAAGTGAGCGGCCTTGCTTTAAGAGTGCCGACCCCCGATGTGAGTTTAGTGGATTTGAGCTTTGACACTAAAAAGCCGCTAAGCCTAGAGGTCTTACACGCAAGTTTTCAGCAAGCCAGCCAAAAAGAGTTGAAGGGGATTTTAGGCATAGACACAGAAAAGCGGGTGTCTAGCGATTTTATCGGATCGCCCTTTAGCGCCATCTACATCGAAGACCAAACTTTGGTTTTAGACCAGCACCACGCCAAGATTTTAGCGTGGTATGACAACGAGATGGGCTATAGCCATCGCTTGGTGGATATGGCTGTTTACATTTGCCAAAAGGATTAA
- a CDS encoding phosphoglycerate kinase, whose amino-acid sequence MLAGIKRMQEVLGIQDISVTNKRVLIRVDFNVPLDKDFNITEDTRMRESISTINHCIDNGAQSVVLVGHLGRPQPQIEGQREEKYSFRHLLKRLERLLNKEVLFASSPQMAKDLQESQKNPIILVENLRFYKGEKDNTPEFAKCLADLCDVYVNDAFGTSHRKHASTYGIAAYVPVKVAGFLLKKEINSFAKALANPLRPVLLVVGGSKVSSKLTLLHNILERVDKVIIGGAMSNTFLKALGYNMQASLVEEDLIQDALDILNKAKQRGVHVYLPVDVVSSPHLEHTDQVQITPAQDIPLNHMAVDIGPATSKLFSLVIQSSQTIIWNGPLGVYEVPLFSRGSSQVAHSISNTYAFSLIGGGDTIDVLTRAGYKDSVSFISTGGGASLELLEGKILVAFEVLDRHP is encoded by the coding sequence ATGCTAGCAGGGATCAAGCGCATGCAAGAGGTCTTGGGGATACAAGACATCAGCGTTACAAATAAACGGGTGTTGATACGGGTGGATTTTAATGTTCCCTTAGATAAGGATTTTAACATCACCGAGGACACTCGTATGCGTGAGAGCATCTCTACGATCAATCATTGCATCGATAATGGGGCGCAGTCTGTGGTCTTGGTGGGGCATTTAGGGCGGCCCCAGCCCCAAATAGAAGGGCAGAGAGAAGAGAAATACTCTTTTAGGCATTTGTTAAAAAGGTTAGAAAGACTCTTAAACAAAGAAGTGTTGTTTGCCAGCTCCCCACAAATGGCTAAGGATTTGCAAGAGAGCCAAAAAAATCCCATTATTCTAGTAGAGAATTTGCGCTTTTACAAGGGCGAAAAGGACAACACCCCTGAGTTTGCCAAATGCCTTGCTGATCTGTGCGATGTCTATGTCAATGACGCTTTTGGCACAAGCCACAGAAAGCACGCCAGCACCTATGGGATCGCCGCCTATGTCCCCGTGAAAGTCGCCGGCTTTTTGCTGAAAAAAGAGATCAACTCTTTTGCTAAGGCTTTGGCAAATCCCTTGCGTCCCGTGTTGCTGGTCGTGGGCGGCTCAAAAGTCAGCTCCAAACTCACACTCTTACACAATATCTTAGAGCGGGTGGATAAAGTCATCATCGGCGGAGCGATGAGCAACACCTTTTTAAAGGCTTTGGGCTACAATATGCAAGCCTCTTTGGTGGAAGAGGACCTGATCCAAGATGCCCTAGATATTCTCAACAAAGCCAAACAAAGGGGTGTGCATGTCTACCTGCCTGTGGATGTGGTGAGCAGCCCGCATTTAGAGCACACCGATCAGGTGCAAATCACCCCCGCCCAAGACATCCCCCTAAACCACATGGCAGTGGACATCGGCCCCGCCACTTCTAAGCTTTTTTCCTTGGTGATCCAAAGCAGCCAAACGATCATTTGGAATGGGCCACTCGGGGTGTATGAAGTGCCCTTGTTTAGTCGGGGCTCTAGCCAAGTTGCACACAGCATTTCCAACACCTATGCGTTTTCTTTGATCGGCGGAGGGGACACCATCGATGTCTTAACAAGGGCGGGCTATAAAGACAGCGTCAGCTTCATTTCTACGGGTGGGGGGGCGAGCCTAGAACTTTTGGAGGGCAAAATTCTAGTCGCCTTTGAAGTCTTGGACCGCCACCCATGA
- the corA gene encoding magnesium/cobalt transporter CorA, whose product MINVFTKNAELVEVFAFRDFASFPFEEKNILWFEIVNPTFAELYCIAQNYDLNLYEDPEKSAVVKYWENSTSITINTYFIYKDTPLAFHTEAVTYFIANNILFTLYHGDFPIFKDVQRRVLASPKKFHDGFDILAKILELYFEKGADCLEEVNRETSVLRKQIVFDLEACTHEETLISLSFLQEFNMELRDSLFDKRRIITALLKSNKVDNETKKDFNIIIKDFNSLVEFSTANLNALDNIQNLFTSQVNVEQNKIIKLFTVATMAMMPPTLIGTIYGMNFEVMPELRWEFGYPMAVMAMIVSTILPILYFKKKGWL is encoded by the coding sequence ATGATCAATGTCTTTACAAAAAACGCTGAACTAGTTGAGGTCTTTGCTTTTAGGGATTTTGCCAGCTTCCCCTTTGAAGAGAAAAATATCCTATGGTTTGAGATCGTCAACCCCACTTTTGCCGAGCTCTATTGCATTGCCCAAAACTACGATCTAAATCTTTATGAAGACCCTGAAAAAAGTGCGGTGGTGAAGTATTGGGAGAACAGCACCTCCATCACCATCAACACCTATTTTATCTACAAAGACACCCCCCTAGCCTTCCACACAGAAGCCGTAACTTACTTCATCGCAAACAATATCCTTTTCACACTTTATCACGGGGATTTCCCCATTTTTAAAGATGTGCAAAGGCGGGTTTTGGCTAGCCCTAAAAAATTCCATGACGGCTTTGACATTTTGGCAAAAATCCTAGAGCTTTACTTTGAAAAGGGGGCGGATTGTTTGGAGGAGGTCAATAGAGAAACCAGTGTGCTAAGAAAACAAATTGTCTTTGACTTGGAGGCGTGTACCCACGAAGAAACTTTAATCTCTCTTTCTTTCTTGCAAGAGTTCAACATGGAGCTCAGAGACTCCCTTTTTGACAAACGGCGCATCATCACGGCGTTGCTTAAAAGTAATAAAGTGGATAATGAAACCAAGAAAGACTTCAACATCATCATCAAAGATTTTAATTCGCTCGTGGAATTTAGCACCGCAAACCTCAACGCTCTAGACAATATCCAAAACCTCTTCACTTCTCAAGTCAATGTGGAGCAGAATAAAATCATCAAGCTTTTCACCGTGGCAACCATGGCGATGATGCCCCCCACGCTCATCGGTACAATCTATGGCATGAACTTTGAAGTGATGCCCGAGCTTCGATGGGAGTTTGGTTATCCAATGGCGGTTATGGCGATGATCGTTTCTACGATCTTGCCCATTCTTTACTTTAAAAAGAAGGGCTGGCTCTAA
- a CDS encoding PepSY domain-containing protein, translating into MMCIQSVYKFHALTSVFFLPFALLFALSGVAFLLDFNPNSGAQITSWSVPLVAKDKELGFLLDFLKQKHLALPSKIKPRKHREALIIGTASYEVSLSAKGNQSVITVIHRSFLGILMQVHKGKAGKLLEIFGIVFGVFLCLFYISGLLMGFKRKNTVSILSAFLLGTVVLGVLLALAL; encoded by the coding sequence ATGATGTGTATCCAAAGCGTTTATAAATTCCACGCCTTGACGAGTGTGTTTTTCTTGCCCTTTGCCTTGTTGTTTGCCCTGAGTGGGGTGGCTTTTCTTTTGGATTTCAATCCCAATAGTGGAGCGCAGATCACCAGCTGGAGCGTCCCCCTTGTGGCCAAAGACAAAGAGTTAGGGTTTTTATTGGATTTTTTAAAACAAAAACACCTAGCTCTGCCATCTAAAATTAAACCTAGAAAGCACAGAGAGGCTTTGATCATCGGCACTGCCAGTTATGAGGTTAGCCTAAGTGCTAAGGGAAATCAGAGCGTGATCACTGTAATCCACCGCAGTTTTCTAGGCATACTCATGCAGGTACACAAAGGCAAAGCGGGCAAGTTATTGGAGATTTTTGGGATTGTTTTTGGGGTCTTTCTGTGTCTATTTTATATCAGCGGATTGCTCATGGGCTTTAAGCGCAAAAACACGGTTTCTATCCTAAGCGCATTTTTGCTAGGCACAGTAGTCTTGGGCGTGCTCTTAGCCCTAGCCCTTTAG
- a CDS encoding glutathionylspermidine synthase family protein: protein MQIKTLNPLSKHALEEIGLEWHTDQDNTDYISTDLITINQAQADAYYAACNELYDMCVETAQMVIDQERFFELDIPNSIVPMIKQSWENDIHWHIYGRFDLAGGLDGQPIKLLEFNADTPTMLYESALVQWALLKHNGYNAELQFNNIFEALGENFKRLVTLQEDTSAFAQEYEGWKILFSCVQGSSEEERTTRFLQECAKSAGFDTHFAYIDKVEFNAETGVFYEGINYEFLFKLIPWENIAIDEPELAMLMQGMMENQNTIFLNPAYTLIFQSKRFLKLLWEHYPNHPLLLETSYEPLRNKKQVRKVAFGREGANTQILNPDLSVIHETGGIYGNHKPIYQEFAPLNKVGEFYYQPNVFYAYEACGLGFRKGGLVMDNFSKFVSHIIQ, encoded by the coding sequence ATGCAAATCAAAACCTTAAACCCCCTAAGTAAACATGCCCTAGAGGAAATCGGACTAGAGTGGCACACAGACCAAGACAACACCGACTACATCAGCACAGATTTAATCACCATCAACCAAGCCCAAGCGGACGCTTATTACGCCGCATGCAACGAACTTTACGACATGTGCGTGGAAACGGCACAAATGGTGATCGATCAAGAACGCTTTTTTGAGCTTGACATCCCTAACAGCATTGTACCCATGATTAAGCAAAGCTGGGAGAACGACATACACTGGCACATTTACGGGCGTTTTGATTTAGCCGGCGGGTTAGATGGACAGCCCATAAAGCTCTTAGAGTTCAACGCCGACACCCCTACCATGCTTTATGAGAGTGCCTTAGTGCAATGGGCGTTGCTCAAGCACAATGGCTACAACGCCGAGTTGCAATTTAACAATATCTTTGAGGCTTTGGGGGAGAACTTTAAGCGGCTTGTAACCTTGCAAGAGGACACGAGTGCATTCGCCCAAGAATACGAGGGTTGGAAAATCCTATTCTCTTGCGTGCAGGGCAGCAGTGAGGAGGAGCGCACCACGCGGTTTTTACAAGAGTGCGCCAAGAGTGCGGGCTTTGACACGCATTTCGCCTACATTGATAAAGTGGAATTCAACGCCGAAACGGGGGTGTTTTACGAGGGCATCAATTACGAGTTTCTCTTTAAGTTAATCCCTTGGGAGAACATCGCCATTGATGAGCCTGAACTAGCGATGCTCATGCAGGGCATGATGGAAAACCAAAACACGATTTTTTTAAACCCCGCCTACACCTTGATTTTCCAAAGCAAGCGGTTTTTAAAATTGCTTTGGGAACACTACCCCAACCACCCCCTATTATTAGAAACAAGCTACGAACCTTTGCGCAATAAAAAACAAGTACGCAAGGTCGCCTTTGGCAGAGAGGGGGCAAACACACAGATTTTAAACCCCGATTTAAGCGTGATCCACGAAACAGGGGGCATTTATGGCAACCACAAACCCATTTATCAGGAGTTTGCCCCTTTAAACAAGGTTGGGGAGTTTTACTACCAACCCAATGTCTTTTACGCCTACGAAGCTTGCGGGCTGGGCTTTAGAAAGGGCGGATTAGTGATGGATAATTTTTCTAAATTTGTGAGCCACATTATCCAATGA